The Desmonostoc muscorum LEGE 12446 genome includes a region encoding these proteins:
- a CDS encoding helix-turn-helix domain-containing protein, whose amino-acid sequence MIRPSLIRNRRRGSILQQGTSLVQAARFLGVDQSTLYMALQRGQIPTTRRNGRTVISQGALMDYRARTRPLL is encoded by the coding sequence ATGATACGCCCCTCATTAATTAGGAACAGAAGAAGAGGGAGTATCCTTCAGCAGGGTACTTCACTTGTACAAGCAGCGAGATTTTTGGGTGTAGACCAGAGTACTCTATACATGGCTCTCCAAAGAGGACAGATTCCCACTACCAGAAGAAACGGGCGGACTGTAATTAGCCAAGGAGCCTTGATGGATTATAGAGCTAGAACCAGACCACTGTTATAG
- a CDS encoding ATP-binding protein — MQIFFRGMRLSQKIVLPLLAVCLSIFLLGLVVIGHWFTDSLNQNFRQQIESFTERVNQDFQYEQQTLETEIELIANRDMLNQAVEQRNQGLLLQILLPLKSTLKLDWIKVIDTQGNVLVDLRNNSLSQAQFLDKVITNTASKGSHLVDLVDVEGKQQVLQVVTNGIKSSAGLLGGIIIGNLVDDSLLQKIAAGSSKHLIIHRQNRIVAATLLTTKGKNWQLPPPNLSATLITLDNKNYLAKSIVFTGASQSLTTTVLYSISMLEVAQYKLWEHLGLLFLLGSSILGVVGFLIARTITHHLKAVTHVAQRVTQEYNFNLQAPVTSEDEVGILAISFNQLIQQVKRLLAEQYEANQKLELYSQTLEEKIEERTQALQQKNIDLKHTLQELRRTQSQLIQNEKMSSLGHLVAGIAHEINNPVNFIYGNLKHTDDYTQQLLWLLELYQKHYPYPEPEIQNAKQEADIEYLTEDLPKMLSSMKIGANRIREIVLSLRIFSRLDEAEFKNADIHEGIDSTLLILQHRLKSQSARPKITVIKEYSEIPRIQCFAGQLNQVFMNILANAIDALEEAFQNGFCPDPIIRISSAQVNENVVIQIVDNGIGIPEAIQSHIFDPFFTTKPVGKGTGMGLSISYQIITEKHRGYLRCISSPGQGTEFVITIPIRGI, encoded by the coding sequence ATGCAGATATTTTTCAGAGGAATGAGACTCAGCCAAAAAATTGTTCTACCTCTGCTTGCAGTTTGTCTGAGTATATTCTTGCTGGGCTTAGTAGTGATAGGACACTGGTTCACGGATAGTTTGAATCAAAATTTTCGCCAACAAATCGAAAGTTTTACGGAACGAGTCAATCAGGATTTTCAGTATGAACAGCAAACACTGGAAACTGAAATCGAGCTAATTGCTAATCGAGATATGCTGAATCAAGCTGTTGAACAGCGTAACCAAGGCTTGCTTTTGCAGATATTACTACCGCTAAAGTCTACTTTGAAATTGGATTGGATTAAGGTAATCGATACTCAAGGCAATGTTCTTGTAGATTTACGAAATAACTCATTGAGTCAAGCCCAGTTTCTAGACAAAGTAATTACTAATACTGCTAGCAAAGGATCGCATTTAGTCGATTTGGTAGATGTAGAAGGCAAGCAACAAGTTCTCCAAGTGGTAACAAATGGAATCAAATCATCAGCAGGACTCTTGGGAGGAATTATTATTGGTAACTTAGTAGACGATAGCCTGCTCCAAAAAATTGCTGCGGGTTCCTCCAAACACCTGATTATCCATAGACAAAATCGTATAGTTGCGGCAACTTTATTGACAACCAAGGGTAAAAATTGGCAACTTCCTCCTCCTAATTTGTCTGCTACACTAATCACTCTTGACAACAAAAACTATTTAGCTAAAAGCATCGTATTTACAGGAGCTAGTCAGTCTTTAACAACCACAGTGTTGTATTCGATATCGATGCTAGAGGTTGCTCAATATAAGTTATGGGAACATTTAGGACTGTTGTTTTTGTTGGGAAGTAGTATTTTAGGAGTTGTTGGATTTTTAATTGCGCGAACAATTACTCATCACCTAAAAGCTGTCACACATGTTGCACAAAGAGTCACTCAAGAATATAATTTTAATCTCCAAGCTCCAGTAACGAGTGAAGATGAGGTTGGAATATTAGCCATTTCCTTTAACCAGTTAATTCAACAAGTCAAACGGTTGCTAGCAGAACAATATGAAGCGAACCAAAAGCTAGAGTTATATAGCCAAACACTAGAAGAAAAAATAGAAGAAAGAACTCAAGCACTGCAACAAAAAAATATCGATCTCAAGCACACTTTACAGGAACTTAGACGTACCCAATCCCAATTGATTCAGAACGAAAAAATGTCTTCTTTGGGACATTTAGTTGCTGGTATTGCTCATGAAATCAATAACCCAGTGAACTTCATTTATGGTAATCTTAAGCACACTGATGATTACACTCAACAATTACTGTGGTTACTTGAACTTTATCAAAAACATTATCCCTACCCAGAACCAGAAATTCAAAATGCTAAACAAGAAGCTGATATTGAATATTTAACAGAAGATTTGCCTAAAATGTTGAGTTCCATGAAGATTGGAGCCAATCGCATCCGGGAAATTGTCCTGAGCTTACGAATCTTCTCGCGTTTGGATGAAGCAGAGTTTAAAAACGCTGATATCCATGAAGGAATTGATAGCACTTTGTTGATTTTACAACACCGCCTCAAATCCCAAAGCGCTCGCCCTAAAATTACAGTGATTAAAGAGTATAGTGAAATTCCAAGAATCCAATGCTTTGCAGGACAATTAAATCAGGTATTTATGAACATTTTGGCAAATGCCATTGATGCTTTAGAAGAGGCTTTTCAAAATGGTTTTTGTCCAGATCCGATAATTCGCATTTCTTCAGCCCAGGTGAATGAAAATGTTGTTATTCAGATTGTAGATAATGGTATAGGGATTCCAGAAGCAATCCAGTCACATATATTTGACCCCTTTTTCACCACTAAGCCAGTTGGTAAAGGAACTGGTATGGGATTATCAATTAGCTACCAAATCATTACTGAAAAACATCGGGGATATTTACGGTGCATTTCATCACCTGGACAAGGCACAGAGTTTGTAATTACAATTCCAATTAGAGGAATCTAA
- a CDS encoding substrate-binding domain-containing protein yields the protein MKNLFDSIIIGIIFFALCSCTSIKWTDPTNSSQVINKTDSQAKTIIKIGGSSSTVTVLKLLAQAYESQNTNVKIEFISNSQSEGAIAALKNDIIDIAGSSHKLKPEEDNGKIQYREIAQDLLVVATNKNVKNVLNLSTEQLKAIYKGDISNWRELGGADANILLLDRPEDESAKILLRKYYLGDDKTTTKAVILNKEGELIETLQSTPNSIGTFSLASSLINKLPVNHLNLNGVAPKAQNFANGKYQMVRHIGILWEKAPSADTQDFIDFIFSSESKKILKNNGFVPTK from the coding sequence ATGAAAAATCTTTTTGACTCAATAATCATCGGAATTATTTTCTTTGCACTTTGCAGTTGTACTTCAATCAAATGGACTGATCCAACAAATTCTTCTCAAGTTATCAACAAAACTGATTCTCAAGCCAAAACAATTATCAAAATCGGTGGTTCTAGCTCAACTGTAACTGTTTTAAAGCTTTTAGCACAAGCTTATGAATCTCAAAATACAAATGTCAAAATTGAGTTTATCTCCAATAGCCAATCCGAGGGAGCGATCGCAGCCTTAAAAAATGATATTATTGATATCGCTGGTAGCAGTCACAAACTCAAACCAGAAGAAGATAACGGTAAAATTCAATATCGGGAAATAGCACAAGATTTGTTAGTTGTTGCCACGAATAAAAATGTTAAAAATGTTCTCAACTTATCAACAGAACAATTAAAAGCAATTTACAAAGGTGACATCAGCAATTGGCGAGAATTAGGTGGTGCTGATGCAAACATTTTACTGTTAGATAGACCCGAAGATGAGTCAGCGAAAATATTATTGCGAAAATATTATTTGGGAGACGATAAAACCACAACTAAAGCTGTGATTTTGAACAAAGAGGGAGAATTGATCGAAACCTTACAAAGTACTCCTAATTCCATCGGCACTTTTTCTTTGGCATCTTCCCTCATCAACAAATTGCCTGTCAATCATCTCAATCTCAATGGTGTTGCTCCCAAAGCGCAAAACTTTGCTAACGGTAAATACCAAATGGTTCGTCACATAGGTATTCTCTGGGAAAAAGCACCTTCAGCGGACACTCAGGATTTTATTGATTTTATCTTTAGTTCAGAAAGCAAAAAAATACTAAAAAATAATGGCTTTGTTCCTACTAAATAA
- a CDS encoding branched-chain amino acid ABC transporter permease yields the protein MVEYLIFLAISTASFALFALGLNLQWGFTGLINFGHIAFMTLGAYTTVLLSLKGVPLLISALAGAMVAALLGLIIGFATLRLREDYLAIVTIGTGELIRLVVNNQELPVGNSWVSGAFGVQSYPIPFSTQPSLFFRLVMIGLLTLLAVVTLFTLWRWIRTAQRFRAADSSQRLSSKQELASRLGVGIVLAVLAVAIYISGVIGLYNYNPKAGLMLVLLLILALVFWRLEILVRSPWGRILKAIREDEEIPKALGKNVFWYKLQSLMLGGAIAGIAGAFFAWQLGAIYPDNFQPQLTFDTWIMVILGGSGNNIGTILGAVVFFAYDAITREVLPRIVPLDEARLGAFRIMVIGFILMVLMIWRPQGILGKKEELTLGK from the coding sequence ATGGTTGAATATCTCATTTTCTTAGCAATTTCTACAGCCAGTTTTGCCCTATTTGCTCTCGGACTGAATTTGCAGTGGGGCTTTACCGGATTAATTAACTTTGGTCACATTGCTTTTATGACCCTGGGAGCATATACAACTGTGTTGTTAAGCTTAAAGGGCGTTCCCCTACTGATATCGGCGTTGGCTGGGGCAATGGTAGCCGCTTTGTTGGGTTTGATAATTGGTTTTGCAACTCTGCGCTTGCGGGAAGATTACCTAGCAATTGTCACCATCGGTACAGGAGAATTAATTCGTTTAGTAGTGAATAATCAGGAATTACCTGTGGGAAATTCTTGGGTTTCTGGGGCATTTGGGGTACAAAGTTATCCCATACCGTTCTCCACACAACCGAGTTTGTTTTTCAGATTAGTGATGATTGGGTTGTTAACACTGTTAGCTGTTGTAACTTTATTTACGCTGTGGCGATGGATTCGCACTGCCCAAAGATTTCGAGCTGCTGATTCCAGCCAAAGGTTGAGTAGCAAACAAGAATTGGCATCGCGCTTGGGAGTGGGAATTGTGTTAGCAGTTTTGGCAGTAGCAATTTATATATCTGGGGTAATTGGATTGTATAATTACAACCCAAAAGCAGGTTTAATGTTGGTGCTGCTGTTGATTTTAGCACTTGTATTCTGGCGGTTAGAAATTTTGGTGCGATCGCCTTGGGGTAGAATTCTCAAAGCTATCCGCGAAGATGAAGAAATTCCCAAAGCACTGGGAAAAAATGTGTTTTGGTATAAATTACAGTCTCTCATGCTTGGAGGTGCGATCGCTGGCATCGCTGGTGCGTTCTTCGCTTGGCAACTCGGCGCTATTTACCCTGATAATTTTCAACCCCAGCTGACTTTTGATACTTGGATTATGGTGATTTTAGGCGGTTCTGGTAATAACATTGGCACAATCTTAGGCGCGGTAGTTTTCTTTGCTTACGATGCCATCACGCGAGAAGTTTTGCCTAGAATCGTCCCCCTTGATGAAGCACGTTTGGGTGCATTTCGCATCATGGTAATCGGATTTATTTTAATGGTACTGATGATTTGGCGTCCTCAAGGTATCTTAGGGAAAAAGGAGGAACTCACCCTTGGTAAATAA
- a CDS encoding glutamyl-tRNA reductase, protein MNIAVVGLSHKTAPVEVREKLSIPEPQIESAIAHLASCPHIDEVAILSTCNRLEIYIVTSETDQGIREVTQFLAEHSKLPVTSLRQHLFMLLHDDAVMHVMRVAGGLDSLVLGEGQILAQVKTTHKLGQQYSGIKTILNRLFKQALTAGKRVRTETSIGTGAVSISSAAVELAQMKVANLAACRVVILGAGKMSRLLVQHLISKGAVQISIVNRSRERAQELAKQFAEQPIQIHTLSEMMTVIADSDLVFTSTSATEPILDRAKLEMVLEAQRSLMLFDISVPRNVHADVNELANVQAFNVDDLKAVVAQNYESRRKIAQEAERLLEEEVEAFDVWWRSLETVTTISSLRNKVETIREQELEKALSRLGSEFAEKHQEVIEALTRGIVNKILHDPMVQLRSQQDVEARRRCMQTLQMLFNLDAGEQFS, encoded by the coding sequence ATGAATATAGCAGTGGTGGGGTTAAGCCATAAAACAGCCCCAGTAGAAGTCCGGGAAAAGTTGAGCATTCCAGAACCACAAATTGAAAGTGCGATCGCTCATCTAGCAAGTTGTCCCCATATTGACGAAGTTGCAATTCTTAGCACTTGTAACCGTCTGGAAATCTACATTGTCACCAGTGAAACAGACCAAGGTATCCGGGAAGTAACTCAATTTCTGGCAGAACACAGCAAGTTGCCTGTGACTTCTCTGCGACAACACTTGTTTATGTTGTTGCATGATGATGCAGTTATGCACGTGATGCGGGTAGCAGGTGGCTTAGATAGTCTGGTACTCGGAGAAGGTCAAATTCTGGCTCAGGTGAAGACTACTCACAAACTGGGACAGCAATATAGCGGTATAAAAACCATTTTGAATCGATTATTTAAACAAGCGCTAACAGCCGGTAAGCGAGTTCGCACTGAAACTAGTATTGGTACTGGCGCTGTCTCTATCAGTTCGGCAGCTGTGGAATTAGCACAAATGAAAGTAGCAAATTTAGCTGCTTGCCGAGTGGTAATTCTGGGTGCTGGGAAAATGTCACGGTTGCTGGTACAACACCTGATTTCTAAAGGTGCGGTGCAAATCAGTATTGTCAATCGCTCTCGTGAACGCGCCCAAGAATTAGCCAAGCAGTTTGCCGAACAACCTATTCAAATTCACACACTATCGGAAATGATGACAGTAATTGCCGATAGTGATTTGGTGTTTACGAGTACTTCGGCAACAGAGCCGATACTTGACCGTGCCAAATTGGAAATGGTTTTAGAAGCTCAGCGTTCTCTGATGTTATTTGATATTTCTGTGCCACGCAACGTTCATGCAGATGTGAATGAACTGGCAAATGTGCAGGCGTTCAATGTGGATGATTTGAAGGCTGTAGTGGCGCAAAACTACGAAAGCCGTCGGAAGATTGCACAGGAAGCAGAGCGACTTTTAGAAGAAGAGGTGGAGGCTTTTGATGTTTGGTGGCGTAGTTTAGAAACTGTTACCACTATTAGCTCTCTGCGAAATAAAGTCGAAACCATCCGGGAACAAGAATTAGAAAAAGCTTTGTCCAGATTGGGTTCGGAATTTGCGGAAAAACATCAAGAGGTGATCGAAGCTCTAACACGAGGAATTGTTAATAAAATTTTACACGATCCGATGGTGCAATTGCGATCGCAGCAAGATGTTGAAGCCAGACGGCGTTGTATGCAAACTCTGCAAATGCTGTTTAACTTAGACGCAGGCGAACAGTTTAGTTAA
- a CDS encoding DUF2087 domain-containing protein, with protein MEKEQFQTLLRFFKALADESRLKIVGILANQECSVEELAVLLQLKEPTVSHHLAKLKELNLVTMRPEGNSRLYQLDSDALQSISKQIFTPEQMASLIKDVDTEAWENKVLKNYFEGDVFDNNSVQRLKEIPASRKKRLVILKWLANRFEIGVQYPERTVNDILKRYHPDYATLRRELIGYQLMQRENGIYCRSD; from the coding sequence ATGGAGAAAGAACAGTTTCAGACCCTGCTGCGATTTTTCAAAGCTTTAGCGGACGAAAGCCGATTGAAGATTGTAGGTATCCTGGCGAATCAGGAGTGCAGCGTCGAAGAATTAGCTGTGTTACTGCAACTCAAAGAACCGACAGTATCCCATCATCTGGCAAAACTTAAGGAACTAAATTTGGTCACTATGCGCCCTGAGGGTAATAGCCGTCTGTACCAGTTGGATAGCGACGCTTTGCAAAGTATCAGCAAGCAAATTTTTACACCTGAGCAAATGGCTTCTTTGATTAAAGATGTAGATACAGAAGCTTGGGAAAACAAAGTATTGAAAAACTATTTTGAAGGCGATGTTTTTGATAACAACTCCGTTCAACGCCTCAAAGAAATCCCTGCTAGTCGCAAAAAGCGCTTAGTAATTCTCAAGTGGTTAGCAAATAGATTTGAAATTGGGGTTCAGTATCCAGAACGTACAGTCAATGATATTCTCAAGCGCTACCATCCTGACTACGCTACCCTGCGACGGGAATTGATAGGCTACCAGCTAATGCAGCGAGAGAATGGGATTTATTGCCGTTCGGACTGA
- the glpX gene encoding class II fructose-bisphosphatase translates to MENTLGLEIIEVVEQAAIASAKWMGKGEKNIADQVAVEAMRERMNKIYMRGRIVIGEGERDDAPMLYIGEEVGICTQPNAEALCNPDELIEIDIAVDPCEGTNLVAYGQPGSMAVLAISEKGGLFAAPDFYMKKLAAPPAAKGKVDINKSATENLKILSEVLDRGIDELVIVVMKRERHNDLIKEIREAGARVALISDGDVGAAISCGFAGTNIHALMGIGAAPEGVISAAAMRALGGHFQGQLIYDPAIVKTGLIGESREANIDRLKSMNINDPDKVYDAHELASGKTILFAASGITSGNLMQGVRFFKDGARTQSLVISNQSKTARFVDTIHLFGEPKVLQLN, encoded by the coding sequence GTGGAAAATACACTTGGGTTAGAGATTATTGAGGTAGTAGAGCAAGCAGCGATCGCATCCGCCAAGTGGATGGGGAAAGGTGAAAAAAACATCGCTGACCAGGTAGCTGTGGAAGCGATGCGCGAGCGGATGAATAAAATCTATATGCGGGGTCGCATTGTGATTGGGGAAGGCGAACGCGATGACGCGCCTATGCTTTACATTGGAGAAGAAGTAGGTATCTGTACCCAACCAAATGCCGAAGCTCTCTGTAACCCTGATGAACTAATTGAAATTGATATCGCTGTTGACCCCTGTGAAGGTACTAACTTGGTAGCCTACGGACAACCAGGTTCAATGGCTGTGTTGGCAATTTCTGAAAAGGGCGGATTATTTGCTGCTCCTGACTTTTACATGAAGAAGTTAGCAGCACCCCCCGCAGCTAAGGGTAAGGTAGACATCAACAAGTCAGCAACGGAAAACCTGAAGATTCTCTCTGAGGTTTTAGACCGGGGTATTGATGAACTTGTGATAGTAGTAATGAAGCGCGAACGCCATAACGATTTAATTAAAGAAATCCGTGAGGCTGGAGCTAGAGTCGCCCTAATTTCAGATGGTGATGTGGGTGCAGCCATAAGCTGTGGTTTTGCTGGAACTAATATCCACGCGCTGATGGGTATCGGTGCGGCTCCTGAAGGTGTAATCTCGGCAGCAGCAATGCGTGCTTTGGGTGGACATTTCCAAGGTCAACTGATATACGATCCAGCAATAGTAAAAACAGGTCTGATTGGAGAAAGCAGAGAAGCCAACATTGATCGTTTAAAGTCTATGAATATCAATGATCCCGATAAGGTCTATGATGCTCATGAACTGGCATCTGGTAAAACTATTCTGTTCGCTGCTAGCGGCATTACCAGTGGTAATCTCATGCAGGGTGTACGTTTCTTCAAGGACGGGGCAAGAACTCAAAGCTTGGTTATTTCCAACCAGTCGAAAACGGCTCGATTTGTTGACACAATTCACTTGTTTGGCGAACCAAAAGTTCTTCAACTGAACTAA
- a CDS encoding glucose-6-phosphate isomerase has product MDARALWQRYQNWLYFHEGLGLYLDVSRMRFDDAFVESLQPKFDKAFADMAQLEKGAIANPDENRMVGHYWLRNPDLAPTPELTQEIVQTLEQIEAFAEKVQTGAIHPPRANRFTDIISIGIGGSALGPQFVAEALAADFPPLKIHFIDNSDPAGIDRVLNHLRNNLASTLVLVISKSGGTPEPRNGMIEVKKAYAGHNLEFAQYAVAITSPDSNLDKIAKEEGWLARFPMYDWVGGRTSEMSSVGLVPAALQGIDVRAMLQGAKEMDDATRVPDVKNNPAALLALSWYFAGNGRGEKDMVVLPYKDSLLLFSRYLQQLVMESLGKEKDLDGKTVYQGIAVYGNKGSTDQHAYVQQLREGVPNFFATLIEVLEDRQGPSAEIDPGVTSGDYLSGFLQGTRQALYENQRDSIAITIPQVNPRIVGALIALYERAVGLYASLVNVNAYHQPGVEAGKKAAASILDLQTRVVAVLQKEKTPLSLEELAEKAGASEQVEPIYKILRHLHANQRGVVLEGDLHKPSSLRVSAS; this is encoded by the coding sequence ATGGATGCTAGGGCACTTTGGCAACGATACCAAAACTGGTTATATTTCCACGAGGGATTAGGACTGTACTTAGATGTAAGTCGAATGCGGTTCGATGATGCCTTTGTGGAGTCGTTGCAGCCGAAGTTTGACAAGGCGTTTGCGGATATGGCTCAACTGGAGAAGGGAGCGATCGCAAATCCCGATGAAAACCGCATGGTTGGACACTATTGGCTGCGAAATCCTGATTTAGCGCCAACTCCAGAACTGACACAAGAAATTGTCCAAACCCTAGAACAAATCGAAGCCTTTGCGGAAAAAGTCCAAACAGGTGCTATTCATCCTCCCAGAGCCAACCGCTTCACTGATATTATCTCTATTGGTATTGGTGGTTCCGCCCTCGGCCCCCAATTCGTCGCTGAAGCCCTGGCGGCTGATTTCCCGCCCCTGAAAATTCACTTTATTGATAACAGCGATCCCGCAGGTATCGATCGCGTTCTCAATCATCTGCGAAACAACCTTGCCAGCACTTTGGTACTCGTGATTTCCAAATCTGGGGGAACGCCAGAACCTCGCAACGGCATGATTGAAGTTAAAAAAGCTTACGCCGGACACAATTTAGAGTTTGCCCAATATGCGGTAGCTATTACCAGCCCTGATAGCAACCTCGATAAGATAGCCAAAGAAGAAGGCTGGCTGGCTAGGTTTCCCATGTACGACTGGGTGGGAGGACGCACTTCAGAAATGTCTTCTGTAGGGCTAGTACCAGCAGCACTGCAAGGCATTGATGTTCGCGCCATGCTGCAAGGTGCAAAAGAAATGGATGACGCTACCCGCGTCCCAGATGTGAAGAATAACCCAGCAGCCTTGCTTGCTTTGTCTTGGTACTTTGCTGGCAATGGGCGGGGTGAAAAAGATATGGTTGTTCTACCTTACAAGGACAGCTTATTGTTATTCAGCCGCTATCTGCAACAGCTGGTAATGGAATCCTTGGGCAAGGAAAAAGACTTAGACGGCAAAACTGTCTATCAAGGCATCGCCGTTTATGGTAACAAAGGCTCAACAGATCAACATGCTTACGTCCAGCAGTTACGCGAAGGTGTGCCGAATTTCTTTGCTACCCTCATCGAAGTTCTAGAAGATCGCCAGGGGCCATCGGCAGAAATAGATCCTGGAGTTACATCAGGCGATTATCTTTCCGGTTTTCTCCAAGGAACCCGACAAGCGCTTTATGAAAATCAGCGGGATTCCATTGCAATTACTATTCCCCAAGTTAACCCCCGAATTGTAGGGGCATTAATTGCTTTGTATGAACGTGCTGTTGGTTTATATGCTAGCTTGGTCAACGTCAACGCCTACCATCAACCAGGGGTAGAAGCTGGCAAAAAAGCTGCCGCCAGTATTCTTGACTTGCAAACACGAGTCGTGGCAGTGCTACAAAAAGAAAAAACTCCCCTTTCTCTGGAAGAACTAGCCGAAAAGGCAGGTGCATCAGAGCAAGTTGAGCCAATTTACAAGATTTTGCGTCATCTCCATGCCAATCAGCGCGGTGTGGTTTTGGAAGGCGATCTTCATAAACCCAGTAGTTTGAGAGTTTCTGCTAGCTGA
- a CDS encoding cytotoxic translational repressor of toxin-antitoxin stability system gives MTLEVRYARSFLLDLKNLEPAAYERVYDFVFIEFGQKWQLSGLKELRQLDSEGIFHRFTLDDYLIGIEIRGEIVKFLRVIPMPDV, from the coding sequence GTGACTCTGGAAGTGCGCTATGCAAGGTCTTTTTTGCTAGACCTAAAAAATTTAGAACCTGCTGCTTACGAGCGGGTGTACGATTTTGTGTTTATTGAGTTTGGCCAAAAGTGGCAACTGAGTGGACTAAAAGAACTACGACAGCTTGATAGTGAAGGAATTTTTCACCGCTTCACTCTAGATGATTATCTGATTGGTATAGAAATCAGGGGTGAAATTGTGAAATTTTTGCGTGTCATCCCTATGCCAGATGTCTAA
- a CDS encoding DUF2087 domain-containing protein produces MQPQQLNILLGFFKALADNSRLKIIGILANEECSVEELAVQMQLNEPTISHHLTKLKQVNLVTMRSDGNSYLYQLDNDALQSISKEIFTPDKIASLIEDMGTEDWESKVLKNYIEEDRCNQNSVQRLKEIPASRKKRLVILKWLVNQFEVGINYPERLVNEILKRYHPDCATLRRELIGYQLMQRENGVYWRMTQV; encoded by the coding sequence ATGCAACCACAACAACTTAACATCTTGCTGGGCTTTTTCAAGGCGTTAGCAGACAATAGTCGATTGAAGATAATAGGTATTTTGGCGAATGAGGAGTGTAGCGTTGAAGAGTTGGCGGTACAAATGCAACTCAACGAGCCAACGATATCCCATCATTTGACAAAACTTAAGCAGGTAAATTTGGTGACAATGCGCTCTGATGGCAATAGCTATCTATATCAATTAGATAACGACGCTTTGCAAAGTATCAGCAAGGAAATTTTTACACCTGATAAAATAGCAAGTTTGATAGAAGATATGGGTACTGAAGATTGGGAAAGCAAAGTTCTGAAAAACTATATAGAAGAGGATAGGTGTAATCAAAACTCCGTCCAACGCCTCAAAGAAATTCCTGCTAGTCGCAAAAAGCGGTTAGTGATTCTCAAGTGGTTAGTGAATCAGTTTGAGGTAGGAATCAACTACCCGGAACGCCTGGTAAATGAGATTCTTAAACGCTACCATCCTGACTGCGCTACTTTACGACGGGAGTTGATTGGCTATCAGTTAATGCAGCGAGAAAATGGGGTTTATTGGCGTATGACACAGGTGTGA
- a CDS encoding ABC transporter ATP-binding protein, giving the protein MVNNQSSPLPLLVATGLSKSFGGIKAVNEAKIEVAKGSITGLIGPNGAGKTTLFNLLSNFIRPDKGRVIFDGEPIHNLQPYQIAQQGVIRTFQVARTLSRLSVLENMLLAAQKQTGENFWQVQLQPHIVAKEEKQLQERAMFLLESVGLAKKAQDYAGGLSGGQRKLLEMGRALMTNPKLILLDEPAAGVNPRLIDDICDRILTWNRQDGMTFLIIEHNMDVIMSLCDRVWVLAEGQNLADGTPAEIQTNPKVLEAYLGK; this is encoded by the coding sequence TTGGTAAATAACCAATCATCACCACTTCCTCTGCTGGTAGCCACCGGACTTTCTAAAAGCTTTGGTGGTATTAAAGCAGTCAATGAAGCAAAAATTGAAGTTGCAAAAGGCAGCATCACGGGTTTAATTGGCCCCAATGGTGCTGGTAAAACCACTTTATTTAATTTACTCTCGAACTTCATCCGCCCAGATAAAGGGCGAGTAATTTTTGACGGCGAACCTATTCACAATTTGCAACCATATCAAATTGCCCAACAAGGAGTAATACGCACCTTTCAAGTTGCACGGACTCTTTCGCGGTTGTCGGTGTTAGAAAATATGCTGCTGGCGGCGCAAAAACAAACAGGTGAAAACTTTTGGCAAGTGCAGTTGCAACCGCACATCGTAGCCAAGGAAGAAAAGCAGCTGCAAGAACGAGCAATGTTTCTGTTAGAATCCGTGGGCTTGGCAAAAAAAGCTCAGGATTATGCTGGTGGGTTGTCTGGTGGACAACGTAAGCTGTTGGAAATGGGACGCGCACTGATGACTAATCCCAAGTTAATTTTGTTGGATGAACCAGCAGCAGGGGTAAATCCGAGATTAATTGATGATATTTGCGATCGCATTCTCACTTGGAACCGCCAAGATGGCATGACATTTTTGATTATCGAACACAATATGGATGTGATTATGTCATTGTGCGATCGCGTTTGGGTACTTGCTGAAGGACAAAATTTAGCTGACGGTACGCCAGCAGAAATTCAAACCAATCCCAAAGTTCTCGAAGCTTATTTGGGAAAATAA